The genomic interval AAATGCTGAAATGAAAAGATTTCATGGTCTAGACCGTGCCCAAGGGTATGGTCTATTAAGCATGTCCAAACAAGCTAAATTAACAGCAATTGCAGTAAATTTAAAGAGGATAGCAAGTATACTATCCTCTTTAAATCATTTTATTTTTGTGTTACTACATAAATATTTGTTTAAAGGAAGATTTTACAGCTATAAAAAGCCAATTTGC from Carboxydothermus pertinax carries:
- a CDS encoding transposase gives rise to the protein AQRLDIGINIPEFYEYSQWTKTKEFQDNYKQRACQEWKNAEMKRFHGLDRAQGYGLLSMSKQAKLTAIAVNLKRIASILSSLNHFIFVLLHKYLFKGRFYSYKKPIC